The Candidatus Zixiibacteriota bacterium genome includes the window GAAACCGATGCCGGGCATCTCGGGCGAGATGATCGTCACCGCCGCCGCCGGGTACGGTCACAGAAACTGCCACTACGTCGAAGACATGCACAGCATTCCGCAGTTCGTCAGGGAAAATCGCATCGATGACTCGATAGTAATGACGATAGGTGCAGGAGATATATATCACATCGGTGATGATATTTTGAAGGAGTTGAAGCGTTGAATACGCGCGTCAGAATTGTGATCGCAATTACGGTGTCATTGTCAGCAGGGTTTTTCGGTTTCTGCTATTTCTATCCGCTTCTGACCGTGACCGGCCACAGGATGATGGTTTGTGACAAAGATGTAGATATTGACTTTGCGACTCTGTTGGATACCACTGCTGATGTCAATCTGTTCAGGCAACCACTGCAGGATTACTCGGAGGCTCTACTGTCCAGACTACCGGAGTTATCATCGGTGACTTGCAGAATTGATCTCGCCGGAAAGGTCGTGTGCAGGGGTGAAAGAAAACTGCCGATTGCGCTGATTTGCCTCCCGGAAACTTATGGGATATCTTCCCGATGTGAACTGCTGCCATTCAGACAATGCGGCGATGTTGAAGCCTTGCCTCTTGTGACAGGGATCAAGATCGAGAAGGTTGAGAGCTATGCTCCCGTGCCATCGCCGAAATTGAAAGAGGCATTACGATTCTGCAAACTGCTCCACAACCGGTATCCCGAGCTCTGCAGTGCGATATCCCAGATAGATTTCGAATCCAGTGATGCTCCGGTTCTCATTTTGAGAAATTCCGAGACCCGCATAATCATTGGATGTGGTGATCTGGATGAGAAGTTATCCTGCTTGAATCTAATTCTCGACCGTCTGAAGAATGCACCGGCGGGAGAGTTTGATATGCAGTACGGACGATCAATTGTTGCGAGAGATCTGACTTAGCAAAAGGAATACATGATGCAAGCGAGAAACACTGTCACCGGACTCGACATTGGATCGCACAAGATCTGCTGCGCGATTGGACAAATAGGACCTGACGGGGAGCTGGCACTATGTGGCGTAAGTGAACTTCCTTCCGAAGGGATCAAGAACGGCACGATCATTAGCAAGGAACGTGCAAGCAACGTGATTTCAGAGGTTCTTAGACGTGTGGAAGAGAAGGCAGGTGTGAAGCCGGGGCCGGTGCATGTAAGCATCGCCGGTGAGCACATACGCGGACTCAATAGCCGTGGCGCTGTCTCGATCTCCATGATCGAAGGGGAGATTACTCAGGACGAGATCGAGAGAGTTGTGGATCTTGCGAAAGCTGTCAGAATCCCCGAAGATCAGGAACGCCTGCATGTCATTCCTCAGCACTATTCAGTCGACGAAAGAACAGACATCAGCGATCCTGTCGGGATGTCAGGCGAGCGCCTTGAAGTCGAAGTTCACATCGTCACAGCCTCGATGTCCGCAGCAGGGGACCTGCTGGATTGTGTGAGAGAAGCGGGTGCGAATGTCGTCGAAATGGTCTTCAGCCCGATTGCGTCCGCGGAAGTACTGCTAACGCCCGCAGAGAGACAGAAGGGTGCAATTCTTCTGGATATTGGCGCCGGAACTGTAGACGTAGCGCTTCACTTCCGTAACACCGTATGGCACACGGCATCGATTCCTCTCGGTGGCAGAAACGTGACTTCCGACATCGCCTATGGACTGCGCCTTCCGATGGAGGCTGCCGAAGAATTGAAGATATGTCAGGGATCGGCGGTCATATCTCGTGTCGATCC containing:
- the ftsA gene encoding cell division protein FtsA; this translates as MQARNTVTGLDIGSHKICCAIGQIGPDGELALCGVSELPSEGIKNGTIISKERASNVISEVLRRVEEKAGVKPGPVHVSIAGEHIRGLNSRGAVSISMIEGEITQDEIERVVDLAKAVRIPEDQERLHVIPQHYSVDERTDISDPVGMSGERLEVEVHIVTASMSAAGDLLDCVREAGANVVEMVFSPIASAEVLLTPAERQKGAILLDIGAGTVDVALHFRNTVWHTASIPLGGRNVTSDIAYGLRLPMEAAEELKICQGSAVISRVDPSEKLALPDLGEFYQRRISRTVLAAIIEPRVEEMFGIIRRQLVKISVYDKMEGTVVMTGGGACLNDIEALAERIFKFPARLATPKIFDDEIYYSSPYSVAVAVGLLKYGLMQRVEEEADPGFFGRMGRSFEKAFNAILNI